The Macaca nemestrina isolate mMacNem1 chromosome 1, mMacNem.hap1, whole genome shotgun sequence genome contains the following window.
CTACCCTTCTAGGACAGAGTGGCTCAATCccaatttttttcccttcctgtgGCGTATCACTCTAATGACATAATAGTAAATTCTTTGATGGCCTGCCTTGGGTGTTTCATATTTCTTTACCTCAATTATTCAACACAGGGCTATGCGCACAATGGATGTTTAATGATTTTAAATCCTCTCATTGGTATTAGCATTGGCTTTACAGTTTATAAACAGCTATTCCTTATGACTCAGGCCACCCTCATAGGAGACACACTCTGAGACAGGCTCATTGAGGTGTGTGGGCCACATCACCCTGAGAGGTCTGCCACCATCTCTCCTGGGTATGACGTTTGTTCTCCTGCTCAGATTGTTCCAAAGGGATTAGTAACGGAGGAGTGGTCAGGACATTGATTCCCAGGTTGTCACAATGGCAGGTCTACTCAGAAGTTCAACTCCTGGTATCTAGGATGATGGGGCTGGGATGCCATCTGGTCCATGCCTCTGCCTTCATGCAGGGCAACTCCAAGCCCTCAACTGACCTGACTTGGATGTAGGTGATGAGTCGGCAACATGGTTGTATCAGAAAGTCTGGAAATTAAGTCTTGGCTTTGAGAAATCATAGCCTAGATTTCAGGTCAATACAGACATGTTGATCAGCAAAGCATTGATTTTCTGAGGGTCAAGGCATTTGTCTTTTACATCATCAACATTTTTTCATAACATGGGATGGAAGGAAACATTACTGAGATCTAACTGGAAATACGATAGTTAAAGTGGAGTTATATTTTTATCTCTCTGCATCAGAGCCAGCACCAAGGAAACTAGTGATCTTGTTTTGCTTTCTCATCTTGACAAACTTAATAATTATACATGAAGGAACTCATACAACTGAATGGCAACaatcaaacaacccaatttaaaaatgagcaaaagactgaatagctatttctcaaaagacatacaaatgtccaacagGTGTACAGAAAAAGGTGCTCAAtctcactaatcatcagggaaatgcaaatctgaaccacaatgagatatcacttcatgcctgctaaaatggctattatcagaaGGATGAaatataacaagtgttggcaaggatgtggcaAAAAGGGAATtattgtacactgttggtggaaatataaattggtacagccattatgtaAAACCATATGgaatttcctaaaaagaaaataaaactacttcATGATCTACTAACTCcacttctggaaataaaatcagtattttccagagatatctgtactcccagcgTTATTTCAGCATTATTAGCAATAACCAAGatctggaaacaacctaaatgtctctCAGTGGATGAGTGAATTTTAAAGATTCTGAATATATATACTGTATAGCagagggaatattattcagccttgatGCTGCTGATTTGATGCATTATGCCTATTTATTTGCATacgttgaaccattcttgcatttctgggatgaatcccacttgatcatggtgaataatttttttagggtagtgttgaattctgtttgctagcattttgttgagtatttttgcatctatgttcatcagagatattggcctgtagttttctttttctagtgtGTCTgtttggttttgatatcagggtgattctggccttgtagaatgagtttagaAGTGTTTGGTGTTCTTCAATTTTTGGAAGTAGTTTGAGTAGAATCAgaattagttcttctttaaatgtttggtagaatccaGTAAGGAATATATCAGGTCTGGGGAGTTTTCTTGAtgggaaactttttattactgctttaaTCTCATTCCTCATTATAGGTCTGTTCAGGTTCTGTATTTCTTTATGGTTTGATCTCGGTGGGTTGTCcagtaatttttctgtttttttctaggttttccaatttgtctGTGTACAGTTGTTCATAAGTCTCTAATTATCCTTTATATTGTGGTGATATAAGttattatgtttcattttttatctgattttatttttctggggcttctctcttttcttcttggtcTAGTTTAAGTTTtgtcaatagatgctgaaaaagcattcaataaaattcagcatctgtTGGTGGTTAAAAACCTTCAAGACATTACCTGTAGAAGGAACATGcctcaacatgataaaacccaCACCTAATACCAtactgaatgaagaaaaatggaaaggctCTCTATTAAGTGcaaaagaagacaaggatgcccactttcaccactttaaTTCAGCATAGggtagaagtcctagccagagtaattagccaaggaaaagagataaatggCATCCAGatttgaaaggaagaagtcaagttATCCTTTTTGCAGATAATGTGAtactatatttagaaaaactaaagactccaccaagaaactcttagaactgataaatttagcaaagtggcaggatacaaaatcaacatacaaaaaccagcAGTGTTTCTAGACCCTTATAGAAatctatctgaaaaagaaatcaagaaaacaatctcatttataatagccacaaaaaataaaatagccagaaataaatttaacgaaagaagtgaaagaactacaacaaaagctaaaagcactgatgaaagaaatagaagacacaaacaaatggaaaggtgTCTCAGCCTCAtgaactggaagaattaatattgttaaaaagtctGCAGTAttcaaagcaatatacagattcagtgcaatctctgtTGAAATACCATGTGAGCCAATTTgccctaataaactccctttcatgtatacatatatcctattagttctgtccctctggagaaccctgattaatacaacagaaaaaaaaggctTAACATTTTTATGGAACCCTAGAAGACTCCAAATAGCGAAAGTGGTCCTgagcaaaaaagaataaagctgaaggcatcatgttacctgatttcaaattatactacaaagttatactaaccaaaacagtatagtactggcataaaaacagacgtatggaccaaaaaaacaaaacagaaaatccagaaataaatctataaacTTATAGCCTATTTTTAAACCTTACTGCaaataatgattaataaataATCAACTACAGTTTTAGAGTGTTCCTAGTAATTGTGGTTACAAGAGTGTATACATTTGGTAAAACTAATTGAATcgcatattttaaaaaggagtttTATTGTGTGAAAATTATGCATCAATAAAAGTgatttagatttaaaaattaaagatttattccatataatgtgtgtatatgaaaatatatgtgtatatatacacatacacacacttatatTTATATGTCTACTACGTGTACATACAATCTGAAGGAGGAGTCCGGGGAGATTGTTAGTGGAAGGAGTGGGGACCGAGGAACACAAGGGTGAAGAGGTGACAGTGAGAAGGAGGATGAAGTCGGCCTGCTGGCCATGCCTAAGGGACACAGTTACAAACACGAAAGGAATCAGAAGTTGAAAGAACAATGCTTCTTAAAACTACCTCAGGCCCTtggtttaaaaggaaaacacagaaagaagaaaaaacacaaaacacacaaaaatgcaagCTTTTTCCTCCTGAACCCTTTCCCCATCCTCTGTCCACCAAGGCCTCAGCAGCCACCAGCAGACACAGGGGAGCAGAACAAGCATGACACAAACGGGAAAATCAAGCAGGCTAGTAACAAGTTGGGGAGCAGATTCTGGACTTTATTTCTTCAGTTTAGGCAGCAGGATACAGCAGTGTGAGCTGCGCAGGAACTAGGTGTGTGCTTTGGCGTTCCCAGGGAAGCCATGGATATGCAGAAGAAAATATCTGAACGCCATTAAGGAGAAAGATTTTGGGTTTCCTGACACCAGGCCAGAGGGATTCTCCAGGCAAGACTTCAAGCTTTTGCTGGAATCTCTCAGCTATTCAGGCAGAATCGGAAGGAAGAGGAAGTCAAGGTCCACTTCAGCAACAGCCTCCAGAGTGCTGGCCGCTGCCCCCTCCGCAGCAACTGGAGCCCCCCGATGGCTGGCTGCAGCAGTCAGAGCTCTGGGGTCTGTGGCAGTGGGACCTGCGGCGCCTATGGTGGCTCAGGCAGCAGCCACCTCCCCCAGAGCTGCAGCAGCCcccagagctggagccacagcagcccccagagctggagccacagcagCCTCCGGAGCTGACACTGCAGCAGGAAGAGACTGGAGGGCACTTAGGGGGACACTTTGGGGGACACTTAGGGGCGGGGCACTTGGGAGGGCACTTGGGGGTGCACTTGGGAGGGGGCTGGCACTGCTGCTGGCTCTGCTGGCAGGACATCTTGGCGGTGGGTGTTCAGGAGCTGAAGGAGAGTCAAATAACAAGTCAGATGCAGGCAGGGGCCACCTCTGCCCCTGTGACACTCTTAGCATCTCTCACGTATAAATGCATCATCTTCAGTAGTTTTATTTCCAATAACTTCCTCAAACTCTCACATCATCTTTTTCAAGCTTCGGATATCTTTGAATGTCAGACAATTGTAAACTAAGACTAAACAATATTGCAAAATGCATCTAAGATGCTAATGTGTTGTCAGTAGAGGAAGAAATTATTACAAATATGTCTTCAGACTGAAATTGTCTGATTTACGAGTCATttaaggaaaatttatttttaaaggagaagaGGCAGTCATTCTCTCTGGTCATAACTTGCAAGACAATTTTACTTGGGAAGGTCAGCATTGCACAGGATCTTGGAGACTA
Protein-coding sequences here:
- the LOC105497901 gene encoding late cornified envelope protein 1C-like, translating into MSCQQSQQQCQPPPKCTPKCPPKCPAPKCPPKCPPKCPPVSSCCSVSSGGCCGSSSGGCCGSSSGGCCSSGGGGCCLSHHRRRRSHCHRPQSSDCCSQPSGGSSCCGGGSGQHSGGCC